A part of Astatotilapia calliptera chromosome 15, fAstCal1.2, whole genome shotgun sequence genomic DNA contains:
- the gpr6 gene encoding G-protein coupled receptor 6 produces MNESLVVNDSSATPASGEALPWIEAESSDRNGSLEFSTAALDFPINPWDIMLCMSGTVIACENAIVVAIIFYTPTLRTPMFVLIGSLATADLLAGMGLILNFVFQYVISSETISLITVGFLVASFTASISSLLAITVDRYFSLYNALTYFSEKTLQYVHLMLVGTWGVSLFLGLLPVLGWNCLGEPASCSIVRPLTRSNVMLLATSFFAIFVLMLTLYFKICKIVCHHAHQIALQQHFFATSHYVATKKGVSTLAIILGTFGASWLPFAIYCLVGEREYPSVYTYATLLPATYNSMINPIIYAYRNAEIQRSIYMLLCGCFQAKGAYRSRSPSEV; encoded by the coding sequence ATGAATGAGTCGCTGGTGGTGAACGACTCTTCTGCGACTCCTGCATCAGGAGAAGCTCTCCCGTGGATAGAGGCTGAGTCTTCGGACCGGAACGGCAGCCTGGAATTCTCCACCGCCGCATTAGATTTCCCTATCAACCCATGGGACATCATGCTCTGTATGTCAGGCACCGTGATCGCCTGTGAGAACGCCATAGTGGTAGCAATCATCTTCTACACGCCCACGCTGAGGACTCCCATGTTTGTGCTGATCGGGAGCCTGGCCACAGCCGACCTGCTGGCCGGCATGGGATTAATTCTGAACTTTGTGTTTCAGTATGTGATCTCCTCTGAGACTATCAGCCTTATCACTGTAGGCTTTTTAGTGGCCTCCTTCACTGCATCCATCAGCAGCCTCTTAGCCATTACGGTAGACCGCTACTTCTCCCTCTACAATGCCCTGACATACTTCTCAGAGAAGACACTGCAGTACGTTCACTTGATGTTAGTGGGCACCTGGGGGGTGTCTCTGTTCCTGGGCTTGCTGCCGGTGCTCGGCTGGAACTGCCTGGGCGAGCCGGCCTCCTGCAGCATTGTCCGCCCTCTGACCCGGAGCAACGTCATGCTCTTGGCCACCTCCTTCTTTGCCATCTTTGTGCTTATGCTGACCCTTTACTTCAAGATCTGCAAGATCGTGTGCCACCACGCCCACCAGATCGCCCTCCAACAGCACTTTTTTGCCACTTCGCATTATGTCGCCACCAAGAAAGGGGTGTCCACTTTGGCCATCATCTTGGGGACTTTTGGTGCCAGCTGGCTTCCCTTTGCCATCTACTGTCTCGTGGGTGAGAGGGAGTATCCGTCAGTGTACACCTATGCTACACTGCTGCCGGCCACCTACAACTCCATGATCAACCCCATCATCTACGCCTACAGAAACGCCGAGATCCAGCGCTCCATCTACATGCTTCTCTGTGGCTGCTTTCAAGCCAAGGGAGCTTATCGGTCCAGGTCACCAAGTGAGGTCTAA